The Daucus carota subsp. sativus chromosome 2, DH1 v3.0, whole genome shotgun sequence genome includes a window with the following:
- the LOC108210142 gene encoding nicotianamine synthase-like: MGCQNHDPLVQTICDLYDKISKLDNLQPSKDANTLFTKLVLTCIPPSSIDVTKLCSGVQEMRSKLIRLSGEAEGLLESHFSSILGAFDNPLDHINLFPYYSNYVKLSLLEFTILSQHCCPQKGVLKRLAFLGSGPLPLTSIVLASYHLTDTCFHNYDIDPLANLKASRLVSSNPDLSKRMVFHTTDVMDVTSALQDYEVVFLAALVGMDKNEKVGVIDHLAKYMAPGAILMLRSAHGARGFLYPVIDPGDLRARGFEVLSVFHPNDDVINSVVVARKIFVDQGNIGDVMHASRCCEAHGFYPIKQINLLEN, translated from the coding sequence ATGGGTTGCCAGAATCATGATCCTTTAGTGCAAACAATTTGTGATCTCTATGACAAAATTTCCAAACTCGATAATCTCCAACCTTCCAAAGATGCTAACACTCTCTTTACCAAACTTGTTCTCACTTGCATCCCACCAAGTTCCATTGATGTAACCAAGCTCTGTTCAGGAGTTCAAGAAATGAGATCGAAGCTTATTAGGCTCTCTGGCGAAGCTGAAGGTCTTCTCGAGTCCCATTTTTCTTCCATATTAGGCGCATTTGACAACCCTTTGGACCATATCAACCTCTTCCCATACTACTCCAATTACGTCAAGCTCAGCCTTCTTGAGTTCACCATTTTGAGCCAACACTGCTGTCCCCAAAAGGGTGTCCTGAAACGCTTGGCCTTTCTCGGGTCTGGTCCCCTCCCTCTAACCTCGATTGTCTTGGCCTCGTACCATCTCACAGACACTTGTTTTCACAACTATGACATCGATCCCTTGGCCAATTTAAAGGCGAGTCGCTTAGTCTCATCTAATCCTGACCTGTCAAAAAGGATGGTTTTCCACACAACTGACGTGATGGATGTCACAAGTGCTTTGCAAGACTATGAGGTTGTGTTTTTGGCTGCGCTGGTGGGGATGGACAAGAATGAGAAGGTTGGCGTTATTGATCATCTGGCCAAGTACATGGCTCCAGGAGCGATTCTGATGTTACGAAGCGCGCATGGCGCACGGGGTTTTCTGTATCCAGTGATTGATCCTGGTGATCTTAGAGCTAGAGGATTTGAGGTTCTGTCAGTTTTCCATCCTAATGATGATGTTATTAACTCTGTTGTCGTTGCACGTAAAATTTTCGTTGATCAGGGGAATATCGGAGATGTGATGCATGCTAGTAGGTGCTGCGAGGCGCATGGTTTTTATCCAATCAAACAGATTAATCTGCTGGAAAACTAA
- the LOC108209603 gene encoding uncharacterized protein LOC108209603 isoform X2 has translation MAMDIQNTKLQLLLFVSALILLSFTAEKCRQLVGNDASSQSGKFTFLNCFDGSTGTMACAVKEGVKLYVNTIRSSHVEKARHKAIEAALIDALSQGLNAKDAALQAQQEGKKAAKLATRKAKRILGPIISSGWDFFEAIYYGRTITEGLLRGTGTLVGTYAIGFVGEQKFGRFGYLVGSQFGSWVGGRVGLMVYDIVNGVGVLLQFTETMETISSDNVPDSEAKDYVTSVLESAQPPEGGNILIDIISNLVSQIFPETPYDSDKNSASGTESSKPVEDSYTYENLPETQEHTDDYESTTYESSETREEL, from the exons ATGGCCATGGATATCCAGAACACCAAACTTCAACTACTCCTCTTTGTTTCTGCTCTCATTCTCCTCAGTTTCACAG CTGAAAAATGTAGGCAGTTGGTTGGTAATGACGCCTCATCACAAAGTGGAAAATTTACTTTTCTAAACTGTTTTGATGGGAGCACTGGAACAATGGCGTGTGCAGTGAAGGAGGGTGTGAAGCTTTATGTTAACACCATCAGATCGTCTCATGTTGAGAAAGCCAGGCATAAAGCAATTGAGGCTGCTCTAATTGATGCACTGTCACAAGGTTTGAATGCTAAAGATGCAGCTTTACAAGCTCAGCAAGAGGGAAAAAAGGCTGCCAAACTGGCAACCCGAAAAGCCAAACGCATATTAGGACCCATAATTTCGTCTGGGTGGGATTTTTTTGAGGCAATATACTACGGGCGGACAATAACAGAAGGCTTGCTTAGGGGGACTGGCACTCTAGTTGGAACTTATGCTATTGGATTTGTTGGCGAGCAAAAGTTTGGAAGATTTGGTTATCTTGTGGGAAGCCAATTTGGAAGTTGGGTTGGAGGAAGAGTTGGGCTAATGGTATATGATATAGTGAATGGCGTAGGTGTCCTCCTTCAGTTTACTGAGACAATGGAGACTATATCATCTGACAATGTCCCAGATTCTGAAGCTAAAGATTATGTCACATCTGTGCTAGAATCTGCACAGCCACCTGAAGGGGGGAATATCTTGATTGATATAATCTCTAATCTAGTGTCTCAGATATTTCCGGAGACTCCATACGATTCAGACAAGAATTCAGCATCTGGCACTGAAAGTTCCAAACCTGTTGAAGATTCCTACACCTATGAAAATCTCCCTGAAACTCAGGAGCACACCGATGACTATGAGTCCACCACTTATGAAAGCTCTGAAACACGTGAAGAACTTTAG
- the LOC108209603 gene encoding uncharacterized protein LOC108209603 isoform X1, with amino-acid sequence MESGRPELLYLLKLQMARHKFGRYISKKKLWGEPDEMSLSWCKGSQVNLPLSTYLTHPLIFYYNEEPNQKKSTNIQHFLDRYLEPRREISLDWPKQITLFQSSTQAPNGHGYPEHQTSTTPLCFCSHSPQFHRQLVGNDASSQSGKFTFLNCFDGSTGTMACAVKEGVKLYVNTIRSSHVEKARHKAIEAALIDALSQGLNAKDAALQAQQEGKKAAKLATRKAKRILGPIISSGWDFFEAIYYGRTITEGLLRGTGTLVGTYAIGFVGEQKFGRFGYLVGSQFGSWVGGRVGLMVYDIVNGVGVLLQFTETMETISSDNVPDSEAKDYVTSVLESAQPPEGGNILIDIISNLVSQIFPETPYDSDKNSASGTESSKPVEDSYTYENLPETQEHTDDYESTTYESSETREEL; translated from the exons ATGGAATCTGGCAGGCCTGAGTTATTATACCTGCTCAAATTACAGATGGCCAGGCATAAGTTCGGAAGATATATTTCCAAAAAAAAGTTATGGGGAGAACCGGATGAGATGAGTCTGAGTTGGTGCAAAGGCAGTCAAGTCAATCTACCACTGTCCACATATCTTACACACCccctaatattttattacaacGAAGAaccaaatcaaaagaaaagcaCAAATATACAACACTTCTTAGATCGATACTTGGAACCCAGAAGAGAAATCAGTCTTGATTGGCCCAAACAGATCACACTGTTTCAAAGCTCTACACAAGCCCCCAATGGCCATGGATATCCAGAACACCAAACTTCAACTACTCCTCTTTGTTTCTGCTCTCATTCTCCTCAGTTTCACAG GCAGTTGGTTGGTAATGACGCCTCATCACAAAGTGGAAAATTTACTTTTCTAAACTGTTTTGATGGGAGCACTGGAACAATGGCGTGTGCAGTGAAGGAGGGTGTGAAGCTTTATGTTAACACCATCAGATCGTCTCATGTTGAGAAAGCCAGGCATAAAGCAATTGAGGCTGCTCTAATTGATGCACTGTCACAAGGTTTGAATGCTAAAGATGCAGCTTTACAAGCTCAGCAAGAGGGAAAAAAGGCTGCCAAACTGGCAACCCGAAAAGCCAAACGCATATTAGGACCCATAATTTCGTCTGGGTGGGATTTTTTTGAGGCAATATACTACGGGCGGACAATAACAGAAGGCTTGCTTAGGGGGACTGGCACTCTAGTTGGAACTTATGCTATTGGATTTGTTGGCGAGCAAAAGTTTGGAAGATTTGGTTATCTTGTGGGAAGCCAATTTGGAAGTTGGGTTGGAGGAAGAGTTGGGCTAATGGTATATGATATAGTGAATGGCGTAGGTGTCCTCCTTCAGTTTACTGAGACAATGGAGACTATATCATCTGACAATGTCCCAGATTCTGAAGCTAAAGATTATGTCACATCTGTGCTAGAATCTGCACAGCCACCTGAAGGGGGGAATATCTTGATTGATATAATCTCTAATCTAGTGTCTCAGATATTTCCGGAGACTCCATACGATTCAGACAAGAATTCAGCATCTGGCACTGAAAGTTCCAAACCTGTTGAAGATTCCTACACCTATGAAAATCTCCCTGAAACTCAGGAGCACACCGATGACTATGAGTCCACCACTTATGAAAGCTCTGAAACACGTGAAGAACTTTAG